A region of Paenimyroides aestuarii DNA encodes the following proteins:
- a CDS encoding RHS repeat-associated core domain-containing protein — protein MSSRLVYADLNNDGTINPANEIVEENNYYPFGLKHEGYNNLPGEGYKYKFLNKEYEDSFALNVTETDYRHYDSALGRFNVIDPLAELAPDFTPYRYGFNNPVLFSDPSGLFETWDAAEEYRKENKLFGATIEFDGDSNLWKIIDGDSTITQVGKKINRMYMMEGVMYMQQTNAGGGGGGAESGWKSNLSADLTNAYSSSGFRHAVEWWNRNVDFGIYDFLYNNSAVTGYGSGEYGPWIPDAMGMSINASVNTGLFGGFYINAGFAVGNGKEDEFAIFGGGGADFGFNGKLGKPRISIGGSFDFHDNYGGNTDVLGGLGGTNKSYFGGLGVTGSYSKSARLTPQGYRFEASGVSTKSIGLGLGWGGGTGVSKGYVKKFKF, from the coding sequence GTGAGTAGCCGATTGGTATATGCCGATTTAAATAACGACGGAACCATAAATCCGGCGAATGAAATTGTAGAAGAGAATAACTATTACCCATTTGGTTTAAAACACGAAGGCTACAACAATTTACCGGGAGAGGGGTATAAATATAAGTTCTTAAACAAAGAATACGAAGACAGTTTTGCGCTTAATGTAACCGAAACTGATTACAGACACTACGACAGTGCGTTAGGACGTTTTAACGTGATTGATCCATTGGCTGAACTGGCACCTGACTTTACACCGTACCGTTATGGGTTTAATAACCCGGTGTTATTTAGCGATCCGTCGGGATTGTTTGAAACTTGGGATGCTGCTGAGGAATATAGAAAAGAAAATAAGTTATTTGGAGCAACTATCGAGTTTGATGGTGATTCTAACTTGTGGAAAATTATTGATGGCGATTCAACAATAACTCAAGTTGGAAAAAAAATAAATAGAATGTACATGATGGAAGGCGTTATGTACATGCAACAAACTAATGCTGGAGGCGGAGGCGGTGGAGCTGAATCAGGCTGGAAAAGTAATTTATCCGCTGATTTAACAAATGCTTACTCAAGTTCTGGATTTAGGCATGCTGTTGAATGGTGGAACCGCAATGTAGATTTTGGGATTTATGATTTTCTATATAACAACTCAGCTGTTACAGGTTATGGTTCTGGGGAATATGGACCTTGGATACCTGATGCTATGGGTATGTCAATAAATGCTAGTGTAAATACTGGATTGTTTGGAGGTTTTTATATTAATGCAGGTTTTGCTGTTGGTAATGGAAAAGAAGATGAGTTTGCTATTTTTGGTGGTGGAGGCGCCGATTTTGGGTTTAATGGTAAGTTAGGAAAGCCAAGGATTAGTATAGGAGGTTCATTTGATTTTCATGACAATTACGGAGGTAATACTGACGTTTTAGGGGGATTAGGAGGAACAAATAAAAGCTATTTTGGCGGTTTAGGAGTTACAGGAAGTTATTCAAAATCCGCTAGATTGACACCGCAAGGATATAGATTTGAGGCATCTGGTGTCTCAACTAAAAGTATAGGATTAGGTCTCGGATGGGGAGGAGGTACGGGTGTATCTAAAGGCTATGTTAAGAAGTTTAAATTTTAA
- a CDS encoding M91 family zinc metallopeptidase, which translates to MLKFFPHPEGYVEFKNNQYLYTYQYKDHLGNVRLTYRDGFRNHPTLEYAKDGVIQVSEIIEKSDYYPFGLKQKGNDLPDYSVVNKYKYKFGGKELNNELGLDLYDFGARNYDAAIGRWLNIDPLAENSRRWTPYNYAYNNPIYLVDPDGMQAETIIIRGTKESYTYNEETKYTGNDKFIKSALQAMQTLQASQTAAAMIEELDHSNHNFYIQAGDDNKFTPTLEPFADPSKATESSKKMNELGRIGSGGIISWNQKDMLIPATTSDLTSKEIIFGHEMGHALDSNRGKLDRTLENGIKKSEWQAVYRENLIRSELGLPLRTHYGREREAETGRYLGPAGSKMLGPNNEIIKPYWYE; encoded by the coding sequence GTGTTAAAGTTTTTTCCACACCCTGAAGGCTATGTAGAATTTAAAAATAATCAATACCTTTATACCTATCAATACAAAGATCATTTAGGAAACGTACGTTTAACATACCGTGATGGTTTTAGAAACCACCCTACATTAGAATATGCAAAAGACGGTGTTATACAAGTAAGCGAGATTATTGAAAAGAGTGACTATTATCCTTTTGGATTAAAGCAGAAAGGAAATGATTTACCTGATTACAGCGTTGTAAACAAATATAAATACAAATTTGGCGGTAAAGAGCTAAACAACGAATTAGGATTAGATTTATATGATTTTGGCGCACGTAATTACGATGCGGCTATTGGTAGATGGTTGAACATTGACCCGTTAGCAGAGAACTCACGAAGATGGACACCTTATAACTATGCTTATAACAATCCTATTTATTTAGTTGATCCTGATGGAATGCAGGCAGAAACCATTATTATTCGAGGGACAAAAGAATCCTATACTTATAATGAAGAAACTAAATATACAGGTAATGATAAGTTTATTAAATCAGCTTTACAGGCTATGCAAACCTTACAAGCGTCACAAACAGCTGCTGCAATGATTGAAGAATTAGATCATTCTAATCACAATTTTTATATACAAGCAGGTGATGATAATAAATTTACACCTACCTTAGAACCTTTTGCAGATCCAAGTAAAGCAACTGAATCTTCAAAAAAAATGAATGAACTAGGTAGAATTGGTTCAGGCGGTATTATTAGTTGGAACCAAAAAGATATGCTCATACCGGCGACAACTTCAGATTTAACCTCAAAAGAAATTATTTTTGGACATGAAATGGGGCATGCTTTGGACTCAAATAGGGGTAAACTAGATAGGACGTTAGAAAATGGTATAAAGAAAAGTGAATGGCAGGCAGTTTATAGAGAGAATTTAATAAGAAGTGAATTAGGTTTGCCTTTAAGAACACATTATGGACGCGAGAGAGAGGCAGAAACCGGTAGATATTTGGGGCCAGCAGGTTCAAAGATGTTAGGTCCAAATAATGAAATAATAAAACCTTATTGGTATGAATAA
- a CDS encoding RHS repeat domain-containing protein: MGNNRLVYADLNKDGTINPANEIIEENNYYPLGLKQKGDDLPDYSVVNKYKYAYGGKELNDELGLDLYDFGARNYDAAIGRWLNVDPLAEQMRRFSPYVYAFNNPIYFVDPDGMKPDDWYIDWRTGIVLGQDGAKTNNVRIIKGQSWAQIKNSEGGTMSQSATNKLQAESRIVKINNNKINTDLNTINRETINDQTKERQVLFQLNRSEDINGYAEGELSTIIGEPGRNGEVDLPPKVPGFENDQLLLRQAHTHNLDQTGRTNLPGTSEADYNVSKDRSFNIYAIDSYQGSQEGGNAIHMTNSNNECGVNVGTTNDTSGIGQQVLDDYIKLNKPK; encoded by the coding sequence TTGGGCAACAATAGGTTGGTATATGCCGATTTAAACAAAGACGGAACAATTAATCCGGCGAATGAGATTATCGAAGAGAATAATTACTATCCTCTTGGTTTAAAACAAAAAGGAGACGATTTACCTGATTACAGCGTTGTAAACAAATATAAATACGCTTACGGCGGTAAAGAGTTAAACGATGAATTAGGATTAGATTTATATGATTTTGGCGCACGTAATTACGATGCAGCAATTGGGCGTTGGTTGAATGTGGATCCGTTAGCGGAACAGATGAGAAGATTTAGTCCCTACGTATACGCTTTTAATAATCCTATTTATTTTGTTGACCCCGATGGAATGAAACCTGATGATTGGTATATTGATTGGAGAACTGGTATTGTTTTGGGACAAGATGGTGCAAAAACTAATAATGTTAGAATAATAAAAGGACAATCTTGGGCACAAATAAAAAATTCTGAAGGAGGAACAATGTCTCAGTCAGCAACAAATAAATTACAAGCAGAAAGTAGAATAGTTAAAATAAATAATAATAAAATTAATACCGACTTAAATACTATAAACAGAGAAACTATCAATGATCAAACAAAAGAGAGACAGGTACTTTTCCAGTTAAATCGTTCTGAAGATATAAATGGTTATGCAGAAGGAGAATTATCTACTATAATTGGAGAACCTGGTAGAAATGGAGAGGTAGATTTACCCCCTAAGGTACCTGGGTTCGAAAATGATCAGTTATTGTTAAGACAAGCTCATACTCATAATTTAGACCAAACGGGAAGAACAAACTTACCTGGTACTTCGGAGGCTGATTATAATGTTTCAAAAGATAGAAGTTTTAATATTTATGCAATTGATTCTTATCAAGGAAGTCAAGAAGGAGGAAATGCTATACATATGACGAATTCAAATAATGAATGTGGAGTAAATGTTGGTACAACAAATGACACGAGTGGAATAGGACAACAAGTTTTAGATGATTATATTAAGTTAAATAAACCAAAATGA
- a CDS encoding IS1182 family transposase: MAKVTFKNQTGNSPELFPINIFDLIPEDHPVRLVDSVVNQLDISDITNLYLGGGCSAYHPRMMIKVLFYSYLSNVYSCRKIAKALTENIHFMYISGNSTPNFRTINEFRGKILKDKIKDLFAEVVKMLVELGYISLDVQYIDGTKIKAKSNKYTFVWRGSVEKYKEKLEVKINTILSDIENSIQSDNQELNKEELPKKINSEELKEKLSELNKKLKEPTKKQAKELQKLQDEHLPKLEKYEKDLETLGDRNSYSKTDPDATFMRMKEDHMKNGQLKPTYNTQISTENQFITHVSIHQKPGDTTTLESHLEGFENAYKKQSKEVVADAGYGSEENY; this comes from the coding sequence ATGGCTAAGGTAACATTTAAAAATCAAACAGGCAACTCTCCAGAACTTTTCCCTATCAATATTTTTGATTTGATTCCAGAAGACCACCCCGTTCGGTTGGTGGATTCGGTGGTTAATCAATTGGATATCAGCGATATTACAAATCTTTACTTAGGCGGAGGTTGCTCTGCATATCATCCGAGAATGATGATTAAAGTGTTGTTTTACAGCTATTTGTCAAACGTTTATTCGTGTAGAAAAATCGCCAAAGCCCTTACCGAAAACATCCATTTTATGTACATTTCGGGAAATTCTACGCCAAATTTTAGAACCATCAACGAATTTAGAGGGAAAATTTTGAAGGATAAAATCAAAGATTTGTTTGCCGAAGTGGTGAAAATGCTGGTAGAATTGGGCTACATCAGCCTTGATGTTCAGTATATTGACGGCACAAAAATAAAGGCAAAATCCAATAAATACACCTTCGTTTGGCGGGGTTCTGTGGAAAAGTACAAAGAAAAATTAGAAGTTAAAATCAATACGATTCTTTCAGATATTGAAAACAGTATTCAATCAGATAATCAAGAACTTAACAAGGAAGAACTGCCCAAAAAAATCAATTCCGAAGAACTAAAAGAGAAGTTATCTGAATTGAACAAAAAACTAAAAGAACCTACCAAAAAACAGGCAAAAGAGCTACAAAAACTTCAGGATGAGCATCTTCCAAAATTAGAAAAATACGAAAAAGACTTGGAAACTTTAGGCGATAGGAATTCTTACAGCAAAACCGACCCCGACGCTACTTTTATGCGGATGAAGGAAGATCACATGAAAAACGGACAGCTTAAACCGACTTATAATACGCAGATTTCAACTGAAAATCAGTTTATTACCCACGTCTCTATCCATCAAAAACCTGGTGACACCACCACTTTAGAATCTCATTTGGAAGGTTTTGAAAATGCTTACAAAAAACAAAGCAAAGAAGTGGTTGCCGATGCGGGATACGGAAGCGAAGAAAATTACTAA
- a CDS encoding transposase — MLENKNVTAYVKYNYFHAEQKKKMENNPFLVQNLFYNQEQDFYVCPMGQRMENVGKGKRISSNGYESQVSYYQAKNCNNCPLRGECFNAKGNRKIEVNHRLNELKEKARNLLTSEKGLEHRSKRPIEVEAVFGQLKSNNKFNRFTFKGLEKVELEFLLMALGHNFRKMVAVAVEGRKTVFKRRIFGSKLVIFVEFRCYQRSLFQEKQKINFIDDVEKLVV; from the coding sequence ATGCTTGAAAATAAAAACGTTACAGCGTATGTGAAGTATAATTATTTTCATGCAGAACAGAAAAAGAAGATGGAAAACAATCCGTTTTTGGTTCAGAATTTATTCTATAACCAAGAACAAGATTTTTACGTTTGTCCGATGGGTCAACGAATGGAAAATGTTGGCAAAGGCAAACGAATATCGAGCAACGGGTACGAATCGCAAGTGTCTTATTATCAAGCTAAAAACTGCAACAATTGTCCGCTTCGAGGGGAATGTTTCAATGCGAAAGGCAACCGAAAAATAGAAGTCAATCACCGTTTGAATGAGCTTAAAGAAAAAGCGAGAAATTTATTGACGAGCGAGAAAGGGCTGGAACACCGAAGCAAACGCCCGATAGAAGTAGAAGCTGTCTTTGGTCAACTTAAAAGTAATAATAAATTTAACAGATTTACATTCAAAGGATTAGAAAAAGTAGAATTAGAATTTCTACTGATGGCTCTTGGGCATAATTTTAGAAAAATGGTGGCAGTAGCAGTTGAGGGAAGAAAAACGGTATTCAAACGCCGTATTTTTGGTTCTAAACTTGTCATTTTTGTCGAATTTAGATGCTATCAGCGGTCTTTATTTCAAGAAAAGCAAAAAATTAACTTTATTGATGATGTTGAAAAGTTAGTAGTATAA